The uncultured Desulfobulbus sp. genome window below encodes:
- a CDS encoding TonB-dependent receptor, which produces MIQAKSYSHGIVATVLLALGEALPIAQAATANEYLDLDISQLMNITITSVAKRDQRLADAPAAVFVITQEDIRRSGVTNIPEALAMAPGIHVAQISASKWSISSRGFAGFTSNKLLVLIDGRSVYSPAYSGVFWDAQNTLLEDIDRIEVIRGPGGTLWGANAVNGVINIITKSAEQTQGGLARASFGGEGALSMTGRYGGKLSESTSARFYLTYDVFAGNRLASTGADGNDSWHPGQVGFRFDGRPNGANEWTLQGDVYENEGDQWVIPYWTAASTNYDTLDDNFDAKGGNLLGRWRRELGTDQALTLKAYYDYNKRNDAVFNLEFTTFDLDLQYETKIGQRQKLTMGAGYRSIQGEFDPSYQVVLPDRDDTLYSTFVQDEINLVSDRLWLTLGTKFEHNDYTGNEWQPSAKVLWKPAENHSVWASAARAVRTPSIVEQYGQVLMQRLPSIGTNIYFTGNEDFDSERVTAYELGYRWQAKRTLSFDLALFYNEYDDIYSVSPDLSNLPVEVNNYFVNAQAGQGKGLELTVDWQPQTWLSFALAYSYLDMEIAGDGIQAGSSWVSRSAPKKQLSLRSSIALADDWRLNLWWRYVDTVECRDNTNITGNIPIEIDDYYVFNANLIWTPNEHLELMLAGQNLLDSEQLRYISEYQTPATEVERLVYGKITWRF; this is translated from the coding sequence ATGATACAAGCAAAATCATATTCGCACGGAATCGTCGCCACAGTGCTTCTAGCCTTGGGCGAAGCTCTTCCCATAGCTCAGGCTGCCACAGCCAACGAGTATCTCGACCTTGATATCAGCCAGTTGATGAATATCACCATTACCTCGGTGGCCAAACGGGATCAACGGCTTGCTGATGCTCCGGCGGCGGTGTTTGTCATCACCCAGGAAGATATTCGTCGCTCCGGCGTGACCAATATCCCTGAAGCCCTGGCCATGGCACCGGGAATCCATGTTGCCCAGATTTCCGCCTCTAAATGGTCGATTTCCTCCCGGGGCTTTGCCGGGTTCACCTCCAATAAACTCCTCGTACTTATCGATGGACGTTCGGTTTATTCTCCGGCCTACAGCGGTGTCTTCTGGGATGCGCAGAATACACTGTTGGAAGATATTGATCGTATTGAGGTTATTCGCGGGCCAGGTGGTACCCTCTGGGGCGCCAATGCGGTCAACGGTGTGATCAATATTATCACTAAAAGTGCAGAACAGACCCAGGGGGGACTGGCACGTGCCAGCTTTGGGGGGGAAGGAGCCCTCTCCATGACGGGGCGCTATGGGGGTAAGCTCTCAGAGTCCACCTCTGCCCGGTTTTATCTCACGTATGATGTCTTTGCAGGGAATCGCTTGGCCTCCACAGGCGCAGATGGCAATGATTCCTGGCATCCAGGCCAGGTCGGTTTTCGCTTTGATGGTCGCCCCAATGGAGCAAACGAATGGACACTTCAGGGGGATGTTTATGAAAATGAAGGGGATCAGTGGGTCATTCCCTACTGGACGGCTGCATCGACCAATTATGATACACTTGATGATAATTTCGATGCCAAAGGGGGAAATCTTCTCGGACGGTGGCGGCGGGAGCTTGGGACTGATCAGGCCCTGACCCTGAAAGCCTATTACGATTATAACAAGCGAAACGATGCGGTCTTTAATCTTGAATTCACCACCTTTGATCTCGACCTGCAGTATGAGACCAAGATCGGTCAGCGACAGAAATTAACCATGGGAGCGGGGTATCGCTCGATTCAGGGAGAGTTTGATCCCTCCTATCAGGTCGTCTTGCCAGATCGTGATGATACCCTTTACAGCACTTTTGTGCAGGATGAGATCAATCTGGTCAGCGACCGACTCTGGTTGACCCTGGGCACAAAGTTCGAACACAACGACTACACTGGCAACGAATGGCAGCCCAGTGCGAAAGTATTGTGGAAGCCAGCGGAGAACCATTCCGTTTGGGCCTCAGCAGCAAGAGCCGTGCGCACCCCCTCCATCGTTGAACAGTATGGTCAAGTGCTCATGCAGCGTCTTCCTTCTATTGGGACGAACATCTATTTTACTGGGAACGAGGACTTTGATTCAGAGCGTGTGACCGCCTATGAGCTGGGCTACCGTTGGCAAGCAAAGAGGACGCTCTCCTTTGATCTGGCACTGTTTTACAATGAGTATGATGATATTTATTCGGTGAGTCCGGATCTTTCAAATCTTCCAGTTGAAGTGAACAACTATTTTGTCAATGCGCAGGCGGGGCAAGGGAAGGGGCTGGAGCTGACGGTGGACTGGCAGCCTCAGACCTGGCTTTCCTTTGCTCTGGCCTATTCGTATCTTGACATGGAGATAGCAGGAGACGGGATTCAGGCAGGAAGCTCTTGGGTGTCCCGGTCGGCCCCGAAAAAACAGCTTTCCTTACGCTCTTCCATCGCTCTTGCAGATGACTGGCGCCTGAATCTCTGGTGGCGTTATGTGGATACCGTCGAATGTCGTGATAATACAAATATTACAGGGAACATCCCCATTGAAATTGATGACTACTACGTCTTCAACGCCAACCTGATCTGGACTCCAAACGAACATCTAGAATTGATGCTTGCAGGGCAAAATCTTCTGGATAGTGAGCAGTTACGCTATATTTCCGAATACCAGACTCCTGCCACAGAGGTGGAGCGTTTAGTTTACGGAAAGATTACCTGGCGGTTTTAA
- a CDS encoding YfiR family protein: MRTRILHIFVLLVLLLGGSAPWVRAEQGGVEYKVKAAFLLNFARFITWPSQNTSAEGFPLCVVGEDPFGEALAGIETKMVGGKQVSLQYLQSSTMELGQCRMVFVSRSEKNNLSRILKRIAGLPVVSVSDIDGFSDAGGLFEFKDQRGRLSFIINNSKAKSMGLSISSSLLNLAVDVL, translated from the coding sequence ATGCGAACACGTATACTCCATATTTTTGTTTTGCTTGTTCTCCTGTTGGGGGGGAGTGCGCCTTGGGTGCGAGCTGAGCAGGGAGGTGTTGAATATAAGGTTAAGGCCGCTTTCCTTCTCAATTTTGCCCGCTTTATTACCTGGCCATCTCAGAATACCTCTGCTGAGGGCTTTCCCCTTTGTGTCGTGGGGGAGGATCCCTTTGGTGAAGCGCTGGCAGGCATTGAAACCAAAATGGTCGGAGGAAAACAAGTCTCCCTGCAGTACCTTCAGTCCTCCACCATGGAACTGGGGCAGTGCCGTATGGTGTTTGTCAGCCGCTCGGAAAAGAACAACCTCAGCCGTATTCTGAAGCGGATCGCAGGGCTTCCGGTGGTGAGCGTCAGTGATATTGACGGATTTTCCGATGCGGGCGGGCTTTTTGAGTTCAAGGATCAGCGCGGCCGTCTTTCTTTTATTATCAACAACTCCAAGGCCAAAAGTATGGGGCTTAGTATCAGTTCTTCCTTGCTCAATTTGGCAGTTGACGTACTCTAA
- a CDS encoding response regulator, whose translation MKTWFAHLPIRFKLHLVVLLACTLALFLVMVASFVGQWTMVRKQTANEVQTLGRVIAGNCSAGVAFDDRVTLRGLVGTLSAKPNVMLARIYSAGGELLAKYTNAAFPESQKNNDNLEAISGDGLRYDRQGCELLEPIVLEKETIGYLYLQVSLQEVNRSLLWLGLMMIGMLFFGLLFAGLLSRRLLRVIIGPITQLSEIMQRISEERDYTVRSPLTSKDELGLLSSGFNGMIAQIQQRDLYLEEQVEARTHDLLEAKEAAEAANQAKSLFLANMSHEIRTPMNAIIGMTRLVLEQISDGAQRKLLKTVRNSADSLLGILNDILDFSKIEAGQFLLSKKPFVLRQMIENVISTMYVPAVEKGLQLEFIENDTLPKVLIGDDLRLRQIFFNLVGNAIKFTEKGSVVISLVELEEASQPGWCMLHASVRDTGIGIDAEKQEKIFNTFEQADGSYVRKYGGTGLGLAISRQLAEMMGGRMWVESVPGEGSTFHFTLNMELGEEQQVQDEADSVPTQRIVGLDILVVDDNEVNRDLARMVLEQDHSVKVAGNGIAALEMLAQGVKVDVVLMDVQMPVMDGLTTTRIIRAVEQGGKVTPAIEIELEQRLSQRLGGKSLPIIAMTAHAMGGDQDMCLQAGMDAYVTKPFHPEQLLAALLSLDNLHAGTLCTWDEKTVSKKAEETELLSEEPVSVGQVRSHLHASANFTLEQVERLLTTSRKSVGKLLIQSHGALKKRDFQELGLVAHTLKGTLLQCGVKGWAARAQHLFELAKQEDYQAAIAELDSIQQGIVNLVPEQERADETGAGNTQATEHAQESRARILVMEDEEVIREVVCGMLQYLGYSCDLASNGEEGIALYSKALEKGQAYGLVMTDLQVADGMGGQKMAQHILELDAQARIFVSSGDAQDPVMQDYREYGFSGKVKKPYSVQNLAAMLEDLFGQS comes from the coding sequence ATGAAAACCTGGTTTGCACACCTTCCCATACGCTTCAAACTGCACCTGGTTGTGCTTCTGGCCTGTACCCTGGCACTTTTTCTGGTCATGGTGGCCTCCTTTGTCGGTCAGTGGACCATGGTCCGCAAACAGACAGCTAACGAGGTGCAGACCCTGGGGCGGGTCATAGCAGGCAACTGCAGTGCCGGTGTCGCCTTTGATGATCGAGTGACCCTGCGCGGTCTTGTCGGGACGCTTTCCGCCAAACCCAATGTGATGCTTGCTCGTATTTACTCTGCGGGCGGCGAGTTGCTGGCAAAATATACTAATGCAGCGTTTCCCGAAAGCCAGAAGAACAATGACAACCTGGAAGCGATTTCCGGTGATGGCTTGCGCTATGACCGCCAGGGGTGCGAGCTTCTTGAGCCCATCGTGCTGGAAAAGGAGACCATTGGCTACCTGTATCTGCAGGTAAGTCTGCAGGAGGTGAACCGCAGCCTGCTTTGGCTTGGCCTGATGATGATCGGCATGCTTTTTTTCGGGTTGCTTTTTGCCGGTCTGTTGTCTCGCCGCCTGTTGCGGGTGATCATCGGACCGATCACGCAGCTCTCTGAGATCATGCAGCGCATCTCTGAGGAACGGGATTATACCGTCCGCTCCCCCTTGACCAGTAAAGACGAGCTCGGGTTGTTGTCCAGCGGCTTTAACGGCATGATCGCCCAGATTCAACAGCGTGACCTCTATCTTGAAGAGCAGGTAGAGGCCCGAACCCACGATTTGCTCGAGGCCAAAGAGGCTGCCGAAGCAGCTAACCAGGCAAAGAGTTTATTCCTGGCAAACATGAGTCACGAGATTCGTACGCCGATGAATGCCATCATCGGCATGACTCGGTTAGTCCTGGAGCAGATTTCAGATGGTGCTCAGCGTAAGCTTTTGAAAACGGTGAGGAACTCTGCTGACAGCCTCTTAGGTATTTTGAATGATATCCTTGATTTCTCTAAGATCGAGGCCGGGCAGTTTCTGCTGAGTAAAAAACCTTTTGTCCTTCGGCAGATGATAGAAAATGTCATCTCTACCATGTACGTCCCGGCAGTGGAAAAGGGATTGCAACTTGAGTTTATTGAAAATGATACCCTGCCTAAGGTGCTCATTGGTGATGATCTGCGCTTGCGCCAGATCTTTTTTAACCTGGTGGGTAATGCGATAAAATTTACCGAAAAAGGATCCGTGGTCATCTCGCTTGTCGAGCTTGAGGAGGCCTCACAGCCGGGTTGGTGTATGCTGCATGCCAGCGTTCGGGATACAGGCATCGGCATTGATGCGGAAAAACAAGAAAAGATCTTTAATACCTTTGAACAGGCCGATGGCTCTTATGTTCGCAAGTATGGAGGGACTGGATTGGGCCTGGCCATCAGTCGGCAGCTCGCGGAGATGATGGGTGGACGCATGTGGGTGGAAAGTGTTCCTGGTGAGGGCTCTACATTTCATTTTACTCTAAATATGGAGCTGGGTGAGGAGCAGCAGGTCCAAGACGAGGCTGACTCCGTGCCTACGCAGCGTATTGTCGGTCTGGATATATTGGTGGTGGACGATAATGAGGTGAACCGCGATCTGGCTCGTATGGTCCTGGAACAGGATCACAGCGTCAAGGTCGCGGGGAACGGCATTGCCGCCTTGGAAATGCTGGCACAGGGCGTCAAGGTAGATGTGGTCCTTATGGATGTGCAGATGCCGGTTATGGATGGTCTCACTACCACTCGAATAATTCGTGCTGTTGAACAGGGTGGAAAGGTCACTCCAGCCATCGAGATCGAGTTGGAGCAGCGACTCAGCCAAAGACTTGGTGGGAAATCACTTCCAATCATTGCCATGACCGCCCATGCCATGGGGGGGGATCAGGATATGTGCTTGCAGGCAGGTATGGACGCCTATGTCACCAAACCCTTTCATCCTGAACAATTACTTGCCGCGTTACTGTCCTTGGACAATCTTCATGCGGGGACCCTTTGCACCTGGGATGAAAAAACAGTGAGTAAAAAAGCAGAGGAAACAGAGCTCCTCAGTGAAGAACCGGTCAGTGTCGGTCAAGTGCGCTCACATCTGCACGCCTCGGCCAACTTTACCCTGGAGCAGGTAGAGCGGCTGCTGACCACTTCCCGTAAAAGTGTGGGTAAGCTCCTGATTCAGAGTCATGGTGCCTTGAAAAAACGCGATTTCCAGGAGCTGGGGCTGGTTGCGCATACCCTCAAAGGCACGTTGCTTCAATGTGGAGTGAAAGGCTGGGCTGCACGGGCACAGCATCTGTTTGAATTAGCCAAACAAGAAGACTATCAGGCTGCAATCGCTGAACTCGACTCTATCCAACAAGGCATTGTCAACCTTGTTCCTGAGCAGGAGCGGGCGGATGAGACCGGTGCTGGCAATACCCAGGCGACCGAGCATGCCCAAGAGAGCCGTGCCCGTATTTTGGTGATGGAAGATGAAGAGGTCATTCGCGAGGTGGTCTGCGGAATGTTGCAGTACCTGGGGTATAGCTGCGACCTGGCCAGCAATGGGGAAGAAGGCATTGCACTCTACAGCAAAGCGTTGGAAAAAGGGCAGGCCTATGGGCTGGTTATGACTGATCTCCAGGTTGCCGATGGCATGGGGGGGCAGAAGATGGCCCAACATATCCTCGAGCTGGATGCGCAGGCTCGAATTTTTGTCTCCAGTGGTGATGCCCAGGATCCGGTCATGCAGGACTATCGCGAGTACGGTTTTTCAGGCAAGGTGAAAAAACCGTACTCGGTCCAAAATTTGGCAGCGATGCTGGAGGATCTGTTTGGACAATCCTAA
- a CDS encoding histidine triad nucleotide-binding protein yields MPDTCLFCKIIRGEIPAEKLYEDDDVLAFRDIAPQAPTHFLVIPKKHIKGPEAVQPEDEQIVGKMMRVGNEIAQKEGIPHFRVVFNNGAEAGQTVFHLHMHILGGRSLNWPPG; encoded by the coding sequence ATGCCAGATACCTGTTTGTTCTGCAAAATAATTCGCGGAGAAATTCCTGCGGAAAAACTTTATGAAGACGACGACGTCCTTGCCTTTCGGGACATTGCCCCCCAAGCACCGACCCATTTTCTGGTTATCCCCAAAAAGCATATCAAGGGGCCAGAAGCAGTACAGCCTGAAGACGAACAGATCGTTGGAAAAATGATGCGAGTAGGAAACGAGATTGCCCAGAAAGAAGGCATTCCACATTTTCGGGTGGTCTTCAATAATGGCGCAGAGGCCGGGCAAACTGTTTTTCACCTGCACATGCACATTCTGGGCGGGCGGTCACTCAACTGGCCTCCAGGCTAA